One genomic window of Punica granatum isolate Tunisia-2019 chromosome 1, ASM765513v2, whole genome shotgun sequence includes the following:
- the LOC116195247 gene encoding uncharacterized protein LOC116195247 — protein sequence MAIKSSSSVELFFPGEEDNDFGFELLFSQWELIDPSDAFSVSNSNLSDPDIDLGSSSAINQAIPIPYRVTADRAFFRDNNGQWVDRAGNPACDLDQIMLAAGELASEKGGGRRRRGGGAS from the coding sequence ATGGCGATCAAGTCATCATCATCAGTGGAACTCTTCTTCCCCGGGGAAGAAGACAATGACTTCGGCTTTGAGCTCCTCTTCTCCCAGTGGGAGCTCATCGACCCTTCTGACGCCTTCTCCGTCTCCAACTCCAACCTCTCCGACCCCGACATCGATCTCGGATCATCATCCGCCATCAACCAGGCCATCCCCATCCCCTACCGCGTCACTGCAGATCGCGCTTTCTTCCGCGACAACAACGGCCAGTGGGTTGATCGCGCTGGAAATCCCGCCTGCGACCTCGACCAGATTATGCTGGCGGCAGGGGAGTTGGCGTCGGagaaaggaggaggaagaagacgaagagGGGGTGGAGCAAGTTAA